In a single window of the Micromonospora sp. WMMD1155 genome:
- the rfbC gene encoding dTDP-4-dehydrorhamnose 3,5-epimerase, whose translation MKIRELGIEGAWEITPQQHGDPRGMFMEWYRFDALAEAVGHPLRLAQANLSVSARGVVRGIHFADVPPGQAKYVTCVRGAVLDVIVDLRVGSPTFGRWEGVRLDDTDRRAVYLSEGLGHGFCALTDDATLSYLCSATYNPTGEHAVHPLDEELGIEWPADAPLLSARDDAAPTLAQARERGLLPEYDACRRFVASLGPDGMSHSTGM comes from the coding sequence GTGAAGATTCGGGAGTTGGGCATCGAAGGCGCCTGGGAGATCACCCCGCAGCAGCACGGCGACCCGCGCGGCATGTTCATGGAGTGGTACCGCTTCGACGCGCTCGCCGAGGCGGTGGGGCACCCCCTGCGGTTGGCCCAGGCCAACCTGTCGGTCTCGGCGCGAGGTGTGGTGCGCGGCATCCACTTCGCCGACGTCCCACCCGGGCAGGCCAAGTACGTCACCTGCGTACGCGGCGCGGTCCTCGACGTGATCGTGGACCTGCGGGTGGGCTCGCCGACCTTCGGCCGCTGGGAGGGCGTCCGGCTGGACGACACCGACCGTCGGGCGGTCTACCTCAGCGAGGGGTTGGGGCACGGTTTCTGCGCGCTGACCGACGACGCGACGCTGAGCTACCTCTGCTCGGCCACCTACAACCCGACCGGTGAGCACGCGGTGCACCCGCTGGACGAGGAGTTGGGCATCGAGTGGCCCGCCGACGCCCCGCTGCTGTCCGCCCGCGACGACGCCGCGCCGACCCTCGCCCAGGCCCGCGAGCGAGGTCTGCTGCCGGAGTACGACGCCTGCCGGCGGTTCGTGGCGAGTCTCGGCCCGGACGGAATGTCGCACTCAACCGGTATGTGA
- the rfbA gene encoding glucose-1-phosphate thymidylyltransferase RfbA — MRGILLAGGTGSRLWPITRAVSKQLMPIFDKPMVYYPLSTLMMSGVREILVITTPEDQDQFRRLLGDGSHLGLRLEYTSQERPEGIAQAFILGADFIGDESVALILGDNIFHGVGLGRQLAKHADPIGGRVFAYQVANPQEYGVVDFDDAGRVRSIEEKPARPKSRYAVPGLYFYDNRVVDIARKITPSARGELEITAVNEAYRETGELSVTVLDRGTAWLDTGTFTSMMQAAEFVRVVEERQGLKIGCVEEVAWRSGLIDDDQLRALATPLTKSGYGDYLLGLLAEQDAPVGQHGGAW; from the coding sequence GTGCGTGGAATCCTACTTGCCGGCGGCACCGGTTCGCGGCTCTGGCCGATCACCCGGGCGGTCTCGAAGCAGCTCATGCCGATCTTCGACAAGCCGATGGTGTATTACCCGCTCTCCACCCTGATGATGTCCGGGGTCCGGGAGATCCTGGTGATCACCACTCCGGAGGACCAGGACCAGTTCCGCCGGCTGCTCGGTGACGGCAGCCACCTGGGGCTGCGGCTGGAGTACACGAGCCAGGAGCGCCCGGAGGGCATCGCGCAGGCGTTCATCCTCGGTGCGGACTTCATCGGCGACGAGTCGGTGGCGCTGATCCTGGGCGACAACATCTTCCACGGCGTCGGCCTGGGTCGGCAGCTCGCCAAGCACGCCGACCCGATCGGCGGGCGGGTCTTCGCCTACCAGGTGGCCAACCCGCAGGAGTACGGCGTGGTCGACTTCGACGACGCCGGCCGGGTGCGCTCGATCGAGGAGAAGCCGGCCCGGCCCAAGTCCCGGTACGCGGTGCCCGGCCTGTACTTCTACGACAACCGGGTGGTGGACATCGCCCGCAAGATCACTCCGAGCGCCCGCGGCGAGCTGGAGATCACGGCCGTCAACGAGGCGTACCGGGAGACCGGCGAGCTGTCGGTCACCGTGCTGGACCGCGGCACCGCCTGGCTGGACACCGGCACGTTCACCTCGATGATGCAGGCGGCCGAGTTCGTCCGCGTCGTCGAGGAGCGGCAGGGCCTGAAGATCGGCTGCGTCGAGGAGGTCGCCTGGCGGTCCGGGCTCATCGACGACGACCAGTTGCGCGCGCTCGCCACGCCGTTGACCAAGAGCGGCTACGGCGACTACCTGCTCGGTCTGCTGGCCGAGCAGGACGCTCCGGTCGGCCAGCACGGGGGTGCCTGGTGA